A genomic window from Dermacentor silvarum isolate Dsil-2018 chromosome 9, BIME_Dsil_1.4, whole genome shotgun sequence includes:
- the LOC125940281 gene encoding uncharacterized protein LOC125940281, with protein MAITLALVIVTVLAAVGCSAVDPTLKFFQDSQYTPILTYECYRTGVTIEPEGTVNFTILWDGTLPSNDGGEATTWYAINGTEDQYTTGTFSYEYDSASSTIKITNPDIEEHLHQLREAYNGLAYYWKLTITSDNDRVVYKVYDVDSRCGNAAALLRNMDRKTRQGFIFSRDVREPRRTCRKQSLCAW; from the exons ATGGCTATCACATTGGCCCTTGTTATCGTTACTGTGTTGGCTGCCGTTGGATGTTCTGCGGTGGATCCAACACTGAAGTTTTTTCAA GATTCTCAGTACACGCCCATTCTCACCTATGAATGTTACCGCACAGGAGTCACCATTGAACCCGAAGGCACAGTTAACTTCACCATTCTTTGGGACGGCACACTGCCCTCTAATGATGGGGGAGAAGCGACCACTTGGTATGCTATAAACGGCACCGAGGACCAATACACTAC AGGTACCTTTTCCTACGAATACGATAGTGCCTCCTCCACAATCAAAATAACAAACCCTG ACATAGAGGAGCACCTTCACCAGCTGCGGGAGGCTTACAACGGCTTGGCATACTATTGGAAGCTGA CCATCACAAGCGACAATGATCGCGTTGTCTACAAGGTATACGACGTTGACTCGCGCTGTGGAAACGCAGCGGCACTACTTAGGAATATGGACCGGAAGACGCGGCAAGGATTCATCTTCTCCAGAGACGTGCGTGAGCCGAGAAGAACATGCCGGAAGCAGTCGCTGTGTGCGTGGTAG